The window AGAAACTTGTGCAGATCTTATGATTAAAATTAAAAAAGGCCTCAACCTTCCTATTGCAGGTGAGCCAGCCCAAGTAATAGAAGACGGCCCGAAAATTCAACACGTAGCATTGCTAGGTGAAGAATATGTCGGAATGCGTCCTTCTATGCTGGTGAAAGAAGGTGAGCACGTAAAAAAAGGGCAGGTTCTTTTTGAAGATAAAAAGAATCCAGGAGTGTTATTCACTAGCCCAGCCTGCGGTAAAATTATTGCGATTCATCGTGGTGAGCGTCGTGTCCTCCAATCCGTTGTTATTGAAATTGATGGTGACGAACAAGAGACCTTTGCTTCTTACAATAGGGATGAATTGGCAAGTTTGACTCGTGAACAAGTCGAAGAAAACTTGGTTAAATCAGGCTTATGGACAGCATTAAGAACCCGTCCATTCAGCCGTTCACCTGAACTAGGCACCTCGCCTGCCGCTATTTTTGTGACAGCAATGGATACCAATCCACTGGCGGCTGATCCGCTGGTTGTCATCCGTGCTCAGCAAGAAGCCTTTAATGACGGGTTAACCGTTCTGTGTCATTTGACTGAAGGTAAAGTGCATGTATGTCATGGTGCAGGGGATTTACCTAAGTCTAGTAATCATCCGCAAGTCGCTTATAGCGAATTTGCTGGCCCTCACCCAGCAGGGTTAGTTGGTACTCACATTCATTTTCTGGAGCCTGTCAGCATTCAGAAAAAGGTATGGCATCTTAATTATCAGGACGTGATTGCATTTGGGAAGTTATTCACTACAGGTTATCTATATACTGATCGCGTAGTATCACTTGCCGGCCCTCAGGTTGAAAAACCCCGTTTGATTAAAACACGTCTTGGCGCTGATCTGTATGAATTAACCAAAGGTCAACTCAAAGCAGGCGAAAACCGCATTATCTCTGGCTCTGTGCTATGGGGCGTAACCTGTGATGAAGCGCATCATTATTTAGGGCGTTTTCATAATCAGATCACCGTGTTACGTGAAGGTCGTGAGAAAGAGTTGTTTGGTTGGATTTGGCCTGGTTTCAATAAATTCACTATCACCCGTACAACCGTTGGGCATTTCTTGAAAAATAAACGCTTTAATTTCACCACAACGATGAATGGTGGAGAGCGTTCAATGGTGCCAATTGGTAACTATGAGCGGGTAATGCCTCTCGATATTATGATAACCCACCTCCTACGTGACCTCCTTTCTGGAGATACGGATTCTTCTCAGGAATTGGGATGTCTAGAGTTGGATGAAGAAGATCTGGGGCTGTGTACTTATGTATGTCCGGCCAAGTATGAATATGGCCCAGTACTTCGTGATGTACTCACCAAGATTGAGTTAGAAGGGTAATTCCATGGGGTTGAAAAATTTATTTGAAAAGAATGAGCATCATTTTGAGCCTGGTGGAAAGTTAGAAAAACTCTATCCATTATTTGAAGCTGTTTCGACAGTTTTCTATACACCAGGTACCGTCACCAAAGGTCGCTCTCACGTTCGTGACACGATAGACCTTAAACGTATGATGATCCTTGTTTGGTTAGCGGTGTTCCCTGCAATGTTTTGGGGAATGTATAATGTAGGAAACCAAGCTATTCCTGCTCTTTATCACTTATATAGTGGTGCTGAGTTACAGCAAGTATTGGCTGGAGACTGGCATTATCGTGTTGCTCAGTTCTTAGGTGCATCCATTACGCCTGATGCAGGTTGGGGAAGTAAAATGCTGCTTGGTGCAGTGTATTTCCTGCCTATCTACGCGGTTGTTTTTGCGGTTGGTGGTTTTTGGGAAATTCTGTTTTCTCTTATCCGTGGCCATGAAATCAACGAAGGTTTCTTTATATCCTCCATTCTGTTCGCATTAATTGTTCCGCCTACCATTCCATTATGGCAGGCAGCATTAGGGATTACATTTGGTGTGGTGATAGCGAAAGAAATTTTCGGTGGTACAGGGCGTAACTTCCTTAACCCTGCACTTGCTGGACGTGCTTTCTTATTCTTTGCTTACCCCGCTCAAATTTCTGGGGACTTAGTTTGGACGGCTGCTGATGGTTTCTCTGGTGCAACGCCACTTTCTCAGTGGGCGACTGGCGGTGAACATGCTCTAATGAATACAGTATCAGGTGAACCTATCACTTGGATGCAAGCATTCTTAGGCAATATGCCTGGTTCTATTGGTGAAGTTTCCACATTGATGATTTTTATCGGTGGTGCATTCATCATTTTCTTCCGTATTGCTTCATGGCGTATCGTTGCTGGTGTTATGGCTGGTATGATCGCGATGTCTTATCTCTTTAACTTTATCGGTTCGGATACAAACCCTCTCTTTGCAATGCCATGGTACTGGCATATGGTCTTAGGTGGTTTTGCGTTTGGGATGATCTTTATGGCGACAGACCCTGTTTCTGCCTCTTTCACAGATAAAGGTAAGTGGGCTTACGGTATTTTGATCGGTGTTATGTGTGTGCTTATCCGTGTTGCAAACCCTGCATATCCGGAAGGTATGATGCTAGCAATCCTGTTCGCCAACTTGTTTGCTCCTCTGTTTGACTATCTGGTCGTTCAAGCAAATATTAAACGGAGAAAAGCCCGTGGCTAATGAAAAAACAACCAATAAAGATAGCGTCGGCAGAACGTTCATAGTCGTTTTTATTCTATGTCTAGTGTGTTCTATCGTCGTAGCGGGTTCTGCTGTAGGTTTAAAGTCTAAACAGCAAGAACAAATTTTATTAGATACGCAACGGAATATTTTAAGTGTTGCTGGTCTCTTACAACCGAAGATGACAGCGGAAGAAGTGCAAAAAATTTATGGCGAACGTATTGAGCCTAAATTATTGAACTTCAAAACTAATGAACTTTCCGACAGCACCAGTCGCTATGATCTTAATAGCGAATTGCGCAGTGAAGAAACGAGCATTGCACTTTCACCTGCTGAAGACATTGCGAAAATTCGTCGTCGTGCAAACAGTGCTGAGATTTATCTTGTCAAAGATGATCAAGGTAAAGTTTCACAAATTATTCTACCTGTTTATGGCTCAGGGCTGTGGTCTGTCATGTATGCCTTCGTTGCAGTCGACATTGATGGCGTAACTTCACGTGGTATTACTTATTACTCTCACGGTGAAACACCGGGTCTAGGGGGGGAAGTTGATAACCCACAATGGAAAGCTCAGTGGCCGGGTAAAAAACTCTTTAATGAGCAGGGTGTTCCTGCGATAAAAATTGTTCGTAGTGGCTCAACAGATAGCCCTTATGGTATCGATGGCCTTTCAGGTGCAACGCTAACTTCAAACGGTATTCAACACATGTTTGATTTTTGGTTAGGCGACAACGGCTTTGGTCCGTTCCTGAAAAAAGTTCGTGAAGGAGCGCTGAATAATGGCTGATTCTAAAGAAGTAAAACGCGTACTGCTTGGGCCTTTGTTTGATAACAACCCAATCGCACTACAGATTCTTGGTGTATGTTCTGCATTAGCAGTAACAACCAAGCTGGAAACGGCTGTAGTGATGACGATTGCAGTAACTTTGGTCACTGCATTTTCTAACTTTTTTATCTCATTAATTCGTAACTATATTCCAAATAGTGTGCGGATTATCGTTCAGATGGCAATTATTGCTTCTTTGGTTATTGTTGTTGACCAAATTTTGCGAGCCTATGCGTATGAGATCTCCAAACAGCTCTCTGTATTCGTTGGTCTTATCATTACAAACTGTATTGTTATGG of the Providencia stuartii genome contains:
- a CDS encoding NADH:ubiquinone reductase (Na(+)-transporting) subunit D, with the protein product MADSKEVKRVLLGPLFDNNPIALQILGVCSALAVTTKLETAVVMTIAVTLVTAFSNFFISLIRNYIPNSVRIIVQMAIIASLVIVVDQILRAYAYEISKQLSVFVGLIITNCIVMGRAEAYAMKAPPVESFMDGIGNGLGYGVILILVGFLRELFGSGKLFGITVMESLQNGGWYMPNGLFLLAPSAFFIIGMLIWGLRTLKPAQVEKD
- a CDS encoding NADH:ubiquinone reductase (Na(+)-transporting) subunit B yields the protein MGLKNLFEKNEHHFEPGGKLEKLYPLFEAVSTVFYTPGTVTKGRSHVRDTIDLKRMMILVWLAVFPAMFWGMYNVGNQAIPALYHLYSGAELQQVLAGDWHYRVAQFLGASITPDAGWGSKMLLGAVYFLPIYAVVFAVGGFWEILFSLIRGHEINEGFFISSILFALIVPPTIPLWQAALGITFGVVIAKEIFGGTGRNFLNPALAGRAFLFFAYPAQISGDLVWTAADGFSGATPLSQWATGGEHALMNTVSGEPITWMQAFLGNMPGSIGEVSTLMIFIGGAFIIFFRIASWRIVAGVMAGMIAMSYLFNFIGSDTNPLFAMPWYWHMVLGGFAFGMIFMATDPVSASFTDKGKWAYGILIGVMCVLIRVANPAYPEGMMLAILFANLFAPLFDYLVVQANIKRRKARG
- a CDS encoding Na(+)-translocating NADH-quinone reductase subunit A — encoded protein: MIKIKKGLNLPIAGEPAQVIEDGPKIQHVALLGEEYVGMRPSMLVKEGEHVKKGQVLFEDKKNPGVLFTSPACGKIIAIHRGERRVLQSVVIEIDGDEQETFASYNRDELASLTREQVEENLVKSGLWTALRTRPFSRSPELGTSPAAIFVTAMDTNPLAADPLVVIRAQQEAFNDGLTVLCHLTEGKVHVCHGAGDLPKSSNHPQVAYSEFAGPHPAGLVGTHIHFLEPVSIQKKVWHLNYQDVIAFGKLFTTGYLYTDRVVSLAGPQVEKPRLIKTRLGADLYELTKGQLKAGENRIISGSVLWGVTCDEAHHYLGRFHNQITVLREGREKELFGWIWPGFNKFTITRTTVGHFLKNKRFNFTTTMNGGERSMVPIGNYERVMPLDIMITHLLRDLLSGDTDSSQELGCLELDEEDLGLCTYVCPAKYEYGPVLRDVLTKIELEG
- a CDS encoding Na(+)-translocating NADH-quinone reductase subunit C, which gives rise to MANEKTTNKDSVGRTFIVVFILCLVCSIVVAGSAVGLKSKQQEQILLDTQRNILSVAGLLQPKMTAEEVQKIYGERIEPKLLNFKTNELSDSTSRYDLNSELRSEETSIALSPAEDIAKIRRRANSAEIYLVKDDQGKVSQIILPVYGSGLWSVMYAFVAVDIDGVTSRGITYYSHGETPGLGGEVDNPQWKAQWPGKKLFNEQGVPAIKIVRSGSTDSPYGIDGLSGATLTSNGIQHMFDFWLGDNGFGPFLKKVREGALNNG